A segment of the Candidatus Neomarinimicrobiota bacterium genome:
ACCCGTTTGTTTTTACGCACGACTGAGTTCTTGTGGCAGGAAGGTCATACTGCCCATGCCACGGCAGAAGAGGCTGAAGCAGAAACTTTGCAAATGCTTGAGGTGTATCGCCGTTTTGCTGAAGATTACATGGCCATGCCAGTGATCACGGGTCAGAAGACTGAATCCGAAAAATTTGCCGGAGCAATAAATACTTTTTCAATTGAAGCTATGATGCGAGATACTAAAGCGCTTCAATCAGGTACCAGTCATTATCTCGGGCAAAATTTTGCCAAAGCATTTGAGGTGACCTTTCAGAACAAAGACAACAAGGAAGAGTTTGTCTATGCCACAAGCTGGGGTGTCAGCACCCGCCTGGTTGGTGGTCTTATCATGTGCCATGGTGATGATAAAGGCTTGATTTTACCTCCCAAAGTGGCTCCCTATCAGGTGGTAATCATTCCCATCTTTCGCAAAGATACCAAAGAACTTGTCATGGATAAGGTCAACGAAATTGTCGCTGATTTGAAGGTGGCTGAAGTTCGTGTCCATGTGGATGATGATGAGAAGAGTTCACCTGGTTTTAAATTTAATGAGTGGGAAATGTGCGGCGTTCCCATGAGGGTTGAGATTGGACCCAAGGATATTGAGAAGGGACATGCCGTGGTCGTCATCAGGCATTCCTCTGAGAAACATTTTATCCAATTAACTGAGCTTGTGAAATTCCTGGCAGATCAGCAGGACATTGTTCAACAGGAACTATTTCAACGTGCCCTGGATTTCCGTGAAGCCAACACCCATACTGTGGAAAACTGGGAGGACTTTAAGGAAACCCTGGAAAACAAGGGTGGCTTTATCAAAGCCTATTGGAATGGTTCTGCTGAGGTTGAAGAAAAGATAAAAAATGAAACCAAAGCAACCATCCGCTGTATTCCTTTTGAGCAACCCGAAGCCTCAGGAAAGTGTGTGTATACTGGCGACGATAGCACGCAGCAGGTGATTTTTGCCAAAGCATATTAGACTATGATAAAAATTCCAGGTTGGGATTCGAATCCCAACCTGGGAGTAATAATAAAAAAAGCCCCCACCAAACAGTGAGGGCTTTTTTATTATTACTCTTCCACTTGGGAGTGACTGCTCAGCCCAAACAGATCATAGGGCGGTTTGCTGTAAAAATCATTAAATAATTGAATGGTCAGCAGCATATAAACAACAAAACCAGAGAGAATCAACCAATGTACTCTGGATGTTTTCTGAATTTCATGCCGATCTTTTATTTCGCAGACTTCTCCAGGGCAATATTGTGCTTTCTCCTTGTAAATCCATGGATAGACCTTGCATCCCAGGCAGATGCCAAATGCTGATTCAAAGAATAGAAATATGAGACATATGAAACAGATCAGACCAGTAATGGGACTATATGAATTGACAAGTACAATGAGGACAAACATGACTATGGCCATGCCAATTCCAATATACCAGGCGAATTTCTTTTGCTGTGCGCCAACATATTCTGGAACTTGATTCCTCACTATCAAACGACCAACAATAAGAGTTGGGGAATATCTTGGGTTGATAAAAACGCGAATCAACATGTCTGTCAGAAAAAAGGTAACGGCGTACTTAATTGGCGTAAAATTACCAGCACCACCAGCAGCTTGAATTGAAAATAACATCACCAGAAAAAGAAGACCTGCAGCAGCTCGTATTTCCCGCTCATTTAATACAGGGATATTGTAGCCATCAACCTTTTCACCAAACCCAATAATTTTACTCATTTTATTCCTTCGTTTTATTTTGATTAGTTTTACTCATGGCGCAGTGATTCTATGGGATCCAGACCTGCTGCCTTATAGGCAGGGTATATACCAAATACGATCCCGATAAAAGAACAGACTCCCAATCCAATAAACACCCAGTCGATAGGGATAACCGGTGCCACGTTTTTGAATACCAGAGTCACCATATTTCCCACACCGATCCCCAGGAGAACGCCAATAACACCGCCAATTAAGGAGAGAAAAACGGCTTCCAATAGAAACTGGAACAGAATGTTATTCCGTGTTGCCCCAATGGCCTTTCTGACACCAATTTCCTTGATGCGTTCACTTACTGAAACCAGCATGATATTCATAATGCCGATTCCAGCCACAACAAGAGCAATCACACTTACTGCTCCGGCGAACATTTTTATTCCTGCAGTGAAAGAGCCAAATGTATCGATGAGGGCATCATTTGAGGTGACCTCAAAATCATTCTCATCTTCAGGACCCAAGCCACGAACGATACGCATTTGATCAATAACTTCTTCTTTGGTCAGATCAAAACTCTCAGCATCTGGAGCTTTTATGGAAATACCCAAAGAAGTCCAGCGGCTTCCATAATACTGGAGATAAGTGGTAATTGGGACAATGACAAAATTATCCTGGCTTTGGCCAAACATCTCCCCCTTGCGTTGTAGTGCACCGATAATATCAAAACTTATTCCATTGATGCTAATGGACTGGTTGATGGGATCCTGGAAGGGAAATAGTTTTTGAATGACATCTGTACCAAGAATAACAACCCGGCGATTGTATTCGATATCCTCAGGGATAAAGTTACGGCCATAGTCGAGCTTGTGATTCAGCGCTTCCAGCCCAAACTCATCAACTCCCTGAACACCAACATTAGGGTTGGTCGATTCTTTTTTAAACCGTATAGTTTTTCCGCCTGTCCCATCCTGAGCGCTCACAAATTCAGCGCCCATCATACGCTCTCTTAATTCGAGTGCCATATCATAGGTGATATTGGGGCGGCGCCAATATTTCCGTCGACTGTTATGATCTCCCATCTGAATTACAGGCGATTTTTGCACAAAGATCACGTCTGAACCAAACACATTTAAGCCCGTGTTAATGGAGGACTCCAGAGTACGAATGGCAGTCATTACTGCAATAATCGCAAAAACGCCAATCACGATACCCAGTAGAGTGAGAATTGATCTGAGCAGGTTGTCCTTGATCGCTTCCAAGGCCATAAAGAAGGCGTCATTTAAGGTTTTAAAGGTTGTTCTGATATACATGGCTAATCATCCTCGTTATCCCGAGCGGAGTCGAGGGAGAAGTTATTGCTGTGGCTGGAGTTTTTACATCTGGCTAACAAGTGAAGCGTATCCCGATCCTCGCTTATTAGAGCCTTTTTCTTTTGCTCACTCCAATTTTTTATCTGTCGCTCTAAGAGGATGGCATCTTGAATATCCATCATATCCGAATTCCAGAGCAATTTAACTGGTCTTCTTGAATGGGTGAAACCGTAAAAACTTCCCTCATGGTGTTGTGCCAATCTAACCTCGAGATTGCTGGTCTCCCCAGTATACAATGACGAATCTGAACATTCTAATCTGTAAACTTGTCCCCGTTTCATATGTTAGATATCCCTCGACTCCGCTCGGGATGACGATCTGGAATACTATGGCTCATAACGATTTCACTACCTCTTCTACTCGTATCTCAAGGCTTCGATAGGATCAAGTTTTGCCCCTTTTCGGGCTGGAGCCAGACCAGCGAACAAGCCCACGATAGCACTTAGCGCAATAGCCATGAAGGCCACGCCAAATGACATGGTAGCAGGGAATAAGAATTTACTGATAGCCATGCTGATCAGGGTGGAGATGATTAATCCCACCAGACCTCCAGAAGCGGTGATGACCATGGCTTCAATGAGAAATTGTCCCTGTATCTGACTCCTGGTGGCACCCAGTGCCTTTCGAACACCAATCTCTCGCGTGCGCTCCTTTACTGATACGAACATGATGTTGGCAATACCTATTCCACCTACCAGGAGAGAGAGGGCAGTGATAATCATGCCCGTACCACCGATAGCCAGCTTGATACCCTGGTAGGTCTGTCGGAAGGCATTTTGCTGATTGATGGCAAAATCATCCTTTTCCTCAGGTTTGAGCCCCCGCAATACCCGGAC
Coding sequences within it:
- a CDS encoding proline--tRNA ligase — protein: IRPYGYAIWENFQAILNQMFKDTGHVNAYFPMFIPEHFLQKEAEHVEGFAPEVAVVTHAGGKELEEPLVVRPTSETIIWHMYKKWISSYRDLPLLINQWANVVRWEMRTRLFLRTTEFLWQEGHTAHATAEEAEAETLQMLEVYRRFAEDYMAMPVITGQKTESEKFAGAINTFSIEAMMRDTKALQSGTSHYLGQNFAKAFEVTFQNKDNKEEFVYATSWGVSTRLVGGLIMCHGDDKGLILPPKVAPYQVVIIPIFRKDTKELVMDKVNEIVADLKVAEVRVHVDDDEKSSPGFKFNEWEMCGVPMRVEIGPKDIEKGHAVVVIRHSSEKHFIQLTELVKFLADQQDIVQQELFQRALDFREANTHTVENWEDFKETLENKGGFIKAYWNGSAEVEEKIKNETKATIRCIPFEQPEASGKCVYTGDDSTQQVIFAKAY
- a CDS encoding ABC transporter permease, translated to MYIRTTFKTLNDAFFMALEAIKDNLLRSILTLLGIVIGVFAIIAVMTAIRTLESSINTGLNVFGSDVIFVQKSPVIQMGDHNSRRKYWRRPNITYDMALELRERMMGAEFVSAQDGTGGKTIRFKKESTNPNVGVQGVDEFGLEALNHKLDYGRNFIPEDIEYNRRVVILGTDVIQKLFPFQDPINQSISINGISFDIIGALQRKGEMFGQSQDNFVIVPITTYLQYYGSRWTSLGISIKAPDAESFDLTKEEVIDQMRIVRGLGPEDENDFEVTSNDALIDTFGSFTAGIKMFAGAVSVIALVVAGIGIMNIMLVSVSERIKEIGVRKAIGATRNNILFQFLLEAVFLSLIGGVIGVLLGIGVGNMVTLVFKNVAPVIPIDWVFIGLGVCSFIGIVFGIYPAYKAAGLDPIESLRHE
- a CDS encoding GIY-YIG nuclease family protein; translated protein: MKRGQVYRLECSDSSLYTGETSNLEVRLAQHHEGSFYGFTHSRRPVKLLWNSDMMDIQDAILLERQIKNWSEQKKKALISEDRDTLHLLARCKNSSHSNNFSLDSARDNEDD
- a CDS encoding DUF4395 domain-containing protein; the encoded protein is MSKIIGFGEKVDGYNIPVLNEREIRAAAGLLFLVMLFSIQAAGGAGNFTPIKYAVTFFLTDMLIRVFINPRYSPTLIVGRLIVRNQVPEYVGAQQKKFAWYIGIGMAIVMFVLIVLVNSYSPITGLICFICLIFLFFESAFGICLGCKVYPWIYKEKAQYCPGEVCEIKDRHEIQKTSRVHWLILSGFVVYMLLTIQLFNDFYSKPPYDLFGLSSHSQVEE